One Spirochaetales bacterium DNA segment encodes these proteins:
- a CDS encoding AAA family ATPase, translating to MFLKSIEIFGFKSFPEKIKLNFPRGISALIGPNGCGKSNVVDSLKWVFGEQSTKTLRASRMEDIIFNGTETRKALNVAEVEVTMVNESGLLPLDLPEISIRRRLFRSGESEYYVNNRLVKLKELKELFYDTGIGKSAYSIMEQGRIDQILSNKPEERRYVFEEAAGITKYKIRGQEAERKLEKTEENIRQAETILQEVKRSYDTLSVQAGKTEMYRKLRDEQFNLDIKLRLLKLRSLLEERDNRDKSLDEEIEKRRRFQEEIDGLNASMEKSIDLVNTMESKLIDHQKTVYGLNIEKTNKESQIKLLKDRISELERKIEFDKSREAVCNEKIKDLKEDGEKKRHALAELDKQIREIEKNIADFSRDIAHFSEKIHINDEEIVQKENDNIRAEKEIKVLNNALREITEDIVTQLDQRLKETGYSFREQKKSEESIDGIINTLKIQLEGKSSILADVGSFDEIKTGDIERVLKNTHALLEDLKEKVAQLAGYFQQYKKAAPSFIDEFLSPEGIITKKRDIDRKLTALHDTVSGNNKRAQEIKLENREMGKKIEEYRKTLENLNINKARMQTQKSGYENDIQRILRDTAEQEHLLKENQLAVKESIKSLEVINATIVQRETEKRELEQKEQSLARELKDLEQNISSKNSNLATNEKKLKDKMNVLLSIQSRIEKVQMSVAEINVEIKNVYDNFNEQYSRDLGDYESQIHEITGTQKELRDLITNCRDEIKKCGQVNLMAPEEYQEVKERYDFLVSQIGDLKKAREDLNRITHEIRTESSELFLNTYNQVRKNFHMMFRRLFGGGRAELKLTDPDNVLESGIEIMVQPPGKNLESIELLSGGERSLTGVSLLFATYMVKPSPFCILDEIDAALDEENVNRFVGLLREFSNKSQFIIITHNKKTISGTEALFGITMEEAGVSKIITVRLKESEKQETYA from the coding sequence GTGTTTTTAAAATCAATAGAAATTTTCGGATTCAAGTCTTTCCCTGAAAAAATAAAACTCAATTTTCCCAGGGGTATTTCCGCCCTCATCGGCCCGAACGGGTGCGGCAAGAGTAATGTTGTGGATTCGCTTAAATGGGTCTTCGGCGAGCAATCGACAAAAACCCTCAGGGCATCCCGGATGGAAGATATTATTTTCAATGGGACGGAAACGAGAAAAGCCCTTAATGTCGCTGAAGTTGAGGTAACGATGGTTAATGAGAGCGGGCTGCTCCCCCTCGATTTGCCGGAAATTTCGATCAGGAGAAGACTTTTCAGGTCGGGAGAGAGCGAATACTACGTGAACAACAGACTCGTCAAACTCAAAGAATTGAAGGAACTTTTTTACGATACGGGAATCGGAAAATCGGCGTATTCCATCATGGAACAGGGAAGAATAGACCAGATTTTATCCAATAAACCGGAAGAAAGGCGATATGTCTTTGAGGAAGCGGCGGGTATTACGAAATACAAGATACGCGGTCAGGAAGCGGAGCGAAAACTCGAGAAAACGGAGGAAAATATAAGGCAGGCGGAGACGATTCTTCAGGAAGTGAAGCGGAGTTATGATACGCTTTCGGTGCAGGCTGGGAAGACGGAAATGTACAGGAAATTGCGTGATGAACAGTTCAATCTCGATATAAAACTTCGGTTGCTCAAACTGCGGTCGCTCCTTGAGGAACGTGATAATCGAGATAAAAGCCTCGACGAGGAAATCGAAAAACGGCGAAGGTTCCAGGAAGAAATCGACGGACTCAATGCTTCCATGGAAAAAAGCATCGATCTGGTCAATACGATGGAGTCCAAACTCATCGATCATCAAAAAACAGTCTACGGCCTCAATATCGAAAAGACAAACAAGGAAAGCCAGATCAAACTCCTCAAGGACAGAATCTCGGAACTGGAACGGAAAATAGAGTTCGATAAATCACGTGAAGCTGTGTGCAATGAAAAAATTAAGGACCTGAAGGAAGACGGTGAAAAGAAACGGCACGCCCTTGCGGAACTCGACAAACAGATAAGGGAGATTGAGAAAAACATTGCGGACTTTTCGAGGGATATCGCACATTTTTCCGAAAAAATACACATTAATGACGAAGAAATCGTTCAGAAGGAAAACGACAATATTCGGGCAGAAAAGGAAATCAAGGTATTGAATAATGCCCTGCGGGAGATTACGGAAGACATTGTCACACAACTCGATCAGCGCCTCAAAGAAACAGGTTATTCTTTCAGGGAACAGAAAAAATCGGAGGAATCGATTGACGGGATCATCAATACCCTTAAAATTCAGCTGGAAGGCAAATCTTCTATTCTTGCCGATGTCGGTTCTTTTGACGAGATAAAAACCGGTGATATCGAGCGGGTACTCAAAAACACACACGCATTGCTTGAGGACCTTAAGGAAAAGGTGGCACAGCTCGCCGGGTATTTTCAGCAGTATAAGAAAGCGGCACCGTCCTTTATCGACGAGTTTCTTTCACCCGAAGGCATTATCACAAAAAAGCGTGATATCGATCGAAAACTCACGGCGCTGCACGATACTGTCTCCGGTAATAATAAAAGGGCGCAGGAAATCAAACTAGAAAACCGGGAAATGGGAAAGAAGATAGAGGAGTACAGGAAAACACTCGAGAATCTCAATATCAACAAGGCGCGGATGCAGACACAGAAATCGGGATATGAAAATGACATTCAAAGAATACTTCGCGATACGGCTGAACAGGAGCATTTATTAAAGGAAAACCAGCTGGCGGTAAAGGAATCGATTAAAAGTCTCGAAGTGATAAATGCAACGATCGTTCAACGCGAAACGGAAAAACGGGAGCTTGAACAAAAAGAACAATCGCTGGCACGGGAACTGAAGGATCTCGAGCAGAATATCAGTAGCAAGAACTCGAACCTCGCGACGAACGAAAAGAAACTCAAAGACAAAATGAATGTCCTTCTATCAATTCAGTCCAGGATTGAAAAAGTACAGATGAGTGTCGCGGAAATCAATGTCGAGATAAAAAATGTCTATGATAATTTTAACGAGCAATATTCACGTGATCTCGGCGATTATGAATCGCAGATACATGAAATAACCGGAACCCAGAAAGAGTTACGGGACCTGATTACGAATTGCAGGGATGAAATCAAAAAGTGCGGTCAGGTGAATCTTATGGCACCCGAAGAGTATCAGGAGGTAAAGGAGCGGTATGATTTTCTCGTAAGCCAGATCGGTGACCTGAAAAAAGCCCGCGAGGACCTGAACAGAATCACCCATGAAATCAGGACGGAATCATCGGAACTATTTCTCAATACCTATAACCAGGTGAGAAAGAACTTTCACATGATGTTCAGGCGCCTGTTCGGCGGCGGAAGGGCGGAACTCAAACTCACCGACCCCGACAATGTGCTTGAGTCCGGGATCGAAATCATGGTACAGCCGCCCGGAAAAAATCTCGAGAGTATCGAACTGCTTTCCGGTGGGGAGCGTTCGCTGACCGGTGTATCGCTGCTTTTTGCTACCTATATGGTGAAGCCGTCGCCGTTCTGCATCCTTGATGAAATAGATGCCGCACTCGATGAGGAAAACGTCAACCGGTTCGTCGGCTTATTACGGGAGTTTTCCAATAAATCCCAGTTTATCATCATCACGCATAATAAAAAAACGATATCGGGTACGGAGGCGTTGTTCGGAATAACGATGGAAGAAGCCGGCGTTTCAAAAATTATTACCGTCCGGTTGAAAGAAAGTGAAAAACAGGAGACCTACGCATAA
- the ffh gene encoding signal recognition particle protein has product MIEGLSKKLTDIVRQISGKAHISEANIRDAINEIKIALLEADVNLRVVRRFINSTTEEALGETVFKTVTPGDQFIKIVHDKLVSLLGDQKQDLKLKGPDTRSVILLLGLQGSGKTTTAAKLGVFLKKKGRNCLLVAADLIRPAAVEQLSVLGRQAGIDVFREEKKNSLDVVKHALKHAEKNQFDTVIIDTTGRLQIDEMMMKEIKALKQYAKPDELLLVADAMTGQNAVDIAKEFDGQLDLSGVILSKFDSDTRGGAAFSIKSITGKPIKFIGVGEKQDDLEQFYPDRIASRILGMGDIVTLVEKAQETIQIEEAEALKRKIEDKTFDLEDYLEQFKKMRKMGSIGALLEMIPGMKGQINEDAIDERDLRHQEAIILSMTHSERKNYRIIGPSRKTRIAKGSGTSVFKVNKLLKQFEKTRLVMKKMGRKKYQEQMMSRLGGFQG; this is encoded by the coding sequence ATGATCGAAGGCCTGAGTAAAAAACTCACTGATATTGTGAGACAGATTTCGGGAAAAGCGCATATTTCGGAAGCGAATATAAGGGATGCAATCAATGAAATAAAGATAGCCCTGCTTGAAGCGGACGTCAATCTCCGCGTCGTACGGCGGTTTATCAACAGCACGACGGAAGAAGCCCTCGGAGAAACGGTGTTCAAGACGGTCACTCCCGGCGATCAGTTTATCAAGATCGTCCATGACAAACTAGTAAGCCTTCTGGGTGATCAGAAGCAGGATTTGAAACTGAAGGGCCCGGATACCAGGTCCGTTATTCTCCTTCTCGGACTTCAGGGATCGGGGAAGACAACCACTGCCGCGAAACTCGGGGTGTTTTTAAAAAAAAAGGGAAGGAACTGTTTGCTGGTCGCCGCAGATCTCATCCGGCCGGCCGCCGTCGAACAGTTATCGGTCCTCGGCCGGCAGGCTGGAATAGATGTGTTTCGGGAAGAGAAAAAAAATTCCCTTGATGTTGTCAAACACGCCCTGAAACATGCTGAAAAAAATCAGTTTGATACGGTGATCATTGATACGACCGGACGGCTGCAGATCGACGAAATGATGATGAAAGAGATCAAGGCGCTGAAACAGTATGCCAAACCGGATGAATTGCTTCTTGTCGCGGACGCCATGACCGGGCAGAACGCTGTCGATATCGCAAAAGAGTTCGACGGGCAGCTCGATCTATCCGGTGTGATTTTAAGCAAGTTCGATTCGGACACACGGGGCGGGGCCGCTTTTTCCATAAAAAGCATTACCGGTAAACCGATCAAATTCATTGGTGTCGGAGAAAAGCAGGATGATCTTGAGCAATTCTATCCGGACAGGATCGCCTCCCGGATACTGGGAATGGGAGATATTGTCACCCTTGTCGAAAAAGCCCAGGAAACCATACAGATCGAAGAGGCGGAAGCCCTTAAACGAAAAATCGAAGACAAGACCTTCGATCTTGAAGATTATCTTGAACAATTCAAGAAGATGAGGAAAATGGGGAGTATCGGGGCTCTCCTTGAGATGATACCCGGTATGAAGGGCCAGATTAATGAGGATGCAATCGATGAACGGGATCTGCGACATCAGGAAGCGATTATCCTTTCCATGACCCATTCGGAAAGGAAAAATTACAGAATCATCGGGCCTTCACGGAAAACGAGAATTGCGAAGGGGAGTGGAACCTCTGTATTCAAGGTGAACAAACTTCTCAAGCAATTCGAGAAAACAAGGCTTGTGATGAAAAAGATGGGTAGAAAGAAATATCAGGAGCAGATGATGTCACGATTGGGGGGTTTTCAGGGATAA
- the rpsP gene encoding 30S ribosomal protein S16, giving the protein MAVRIRLKRLGTIKRPYFRIVVMDSRAPRDGKILEEVGFYHPIETEEKQITIKEERIRDWLNKGAKTSNTVRRLLNKKQIYIK; this is encoded by the coding sequence GTGGCAGTCAGAATCAGACTCAAACGATTAGGCACAATTAAACGTCCTTATTTCAGAATTGTGGTGATGGATTCGCGTGCTCCACGTGACGGTAAAATACTCGAGGAAGTCGGTTTTTACCATCCGATCGAAACAGAAGAAAAACAGATCACCATAAAAGAAGAAAGGATTCGCGATTGGCTTAATAAGGGTGCAAAAACATCAAATACGGTAAGGCGGCTCTTGAACAAAAAGCAAATTTATATTAAATAA
- a CDS encoding KH domain-containing protein: MEKDLVEYIAKSLVDHPDNVEVNVVEGEKSTILELKVAQEDIGKVIGKSGRIARAIRTILSAAAAKTEKRVVLEILD, from the coding sequence GTGGAAAAGGATCTTGTTGAATACATCGCAAAGTCACTGGTCGATCACCCGGATAATGTCGAGGTGAATGTTGTTGAAGGAGAGAAGTCGACAATTCTGGAACTCAAGGTTGCACAGGAAGATATCGGTAAAGTCATTGGAAAGAGCGGAAGAATCGCGCGGGCTATCAGAACGATATTAAGCGCTGCTGCTGCAAAAACGGAAAAAAGGGTAGTTCTGGAAATACTTGATTGA
- the rimM gene encoding 16S rRNA processing protein RimM: MERLAAGIILTSFGLHGELKVKSLSGETDHFFRMKEVFIKQGENSLRFQVEGIRKKSGDIVILKLCGIDTPEDGKRYRGRELWVSREYACPVYEDEYYYGDLCTCTVIHNDREIGKVISVFETGLSHVLEVADINGVIVHIPFTNRVVGEVNIRENKIFLMKEAEID, from the coding sequence ATGGAGAGACTCGCCGCAGGTATTATCCTGACAAGCTTCGGACTACACGGGGAATTGAAAGTAAAAAGCCTTTCAGGTGAAACGGATCACTTCTTTCGGATGAAAGAGGTTTTTATAAAGCAGGGAGAGAATTCCCTCCGGTTTCAGGTAGAGGGAATCAGGAAAAAGAGCGGGGATATCGTTATTTTAAAGCTTTGCGGCATTGATACCCCTGAAGACGGCAAGCGGTATCGCGGCAGGGAACTATGGGTCTCACGAGAATATGCTTGTCCTGTTTATGAGGATGAATATTATTATGGAGATTTATGCACATGCACCGTCATCCATAATGATCGTGAAATCGGGAAGGTTATTTCTGTTTTTGAGACGGGTTTGTCGCATGTGCTTGAAGTCGCAGACATTAATGGCGTTATCGTACATATCCCCTTCACAAACAGGGTTGTCGGGGAGGTAAATATCAGGGAAAACAAGATATTCCTGATGAAGGAAGCTGAAATAGATTGA
- the trmD gene encoding tRNA (guanosine(37)-N1)-methyltransferase TrmD, with the protein MIFHVLTLFPEAFSGFLASSILGKAIVGKLLDVNLVDIRDFACDKHRTCDDYTYGGGPGMVLKPEPLSACLEDVGKAGKRIIYLTPSGKLFHQAYAENLAREEEVVLICGRYETIDQRIIDRYVDDEISIGDYILASGETAAMVVIDAVSRLVPGVIKKESLEEESFTKGLLEYPQYTRPEEFLGIRVPEVLLSGHHENIRKWRLKKSLEKTLHNRPELIEERDLTEEEKEFLRDLQGEGEDNGCDESDPK; encoded by the coding sequence TTGATATTTCATGTATTAACGCTTTTTCCTGAAGCATTTTCCGGTTTTCTCGCCAGTTCGATACTGGGAAAGGCGATAGTGGGTAAATTGCTTGATGTCAACCTTGTCGATATCAGGGATTTCGCTTGCGATAAACACCGAACCTGTGACGACTACACCTATGGCGGAGGACCGGGAATGGTATTAAAACCGGAACCGCTATCCGCCTGTCTTGAGGATGTAGGAAAGGCGGGGAAGAGGATCATTTATCTCACGCCTTCGGGAAAGTTGTTTCATCAGGCATATGCGGAAAATCTGGCCCGTGAAGAAGAGGTAGTCCTTATTTGCGGACGATATGAAACAATCGATCAGAGGATAATCGATCGTTATGTCGATGATGAAATCTCGATCGGAGATTATATTCTGGCATCCGGTGAAACCGCGGCGATGGTGGTAATCGATGCTGTTTCACGGCTGGTCCCCGGTGTGATCAAAAAGGAGTCGTTGGAAGAAGAAAGTTTTACAAAGGGACTCCTTGAATATCCGCAATACACGAGACCGGAGGAGTTTTTGGGAATCAGGGTGCCGGAGGTGCTTCTTTCCGGCCACCATGAGAATATAAGAAAGTGGCGGCTGAAAAAAAGTCTCGAAAAGACTTTACACAACAGGCCGGAACTTATTGAAGAGAGAGACCTGACAGAGGAAGAAAAAGAGTTTCTTAGAGATCTTCAAGGAGAAGGAGAAGACAATGGATGTGATGAAAGCGATCCAAAATGA
- the rplS gene encoding 50S ribosomal protein L19, whose translation MDVMKAIQNEQIKDRKDIFSIGDTVKVHFKIIEGKTERIQMFEGVCIAKKGSGVSKTFTVRKISYGVGVERIFPLNSPKIEKIEIIRRGKVRRAKLYYLRNRIGKAAKIAELLGKKNKKVQMTVTDGDDSDVTPEKTAEVTDINIAPESVKDTSDKEKNKS comes from the coding sequence ATGGATGTGATGAAAGCGATCCAAAATGAACAGATAAAAGATAGAAAGGACATCTTCAGCATCGGTGATACGGTAAAAGTCCATTTCAAAATTATTGAGGGAAAAACAGAGCGTATTCAGATGTTTGAAGGAGTTTGTATCGCAAAAAAGGGAAGCGGTGTCAGCAAGACCTTTACGGTAAGGAAAATTTCGTATGGTGTCGGGGTAGAAAGAATATTTCCACTCAATTCACCAAAAATAGAGAAGATTGAGATCATTCGTCGTGGAAAGGTTCGAAGGGCCAAACTATATTATTTGCGCAACAGGATCGGAAAAGCCGCGAAAATTGCAGAACTTCTTGGGAAGAAAAATAAAAAGGTACAGATGACCGTTACCGATGGCGATGATTCGGATGTAACGCCGGAAAAAACGGCGGAAGTGACGGATATCAATATCGCCCCCGAAAGCGTGAAAGACACCTCCGATAAGGAAAAAAATAAATCCTGA
- a CDS encoding EscU/YscU/HrcU family type III secretion system export apparatus switch protein: MEEAVAVKYTEELPAPFIIAKGKGRIAEIIRKIAAEHHIQIVCRPELADALIEIDIGDFIPEEYYRIIAEILIFVRNLQGY; this comes from the coding sequence ATGGAAGAGGCAGTCGCTGTAAAATATACCGAAGAACTTCCCGCTCCTTTTATCATTGCAAAGGGAAAGGGACGGATTGCGGAAATCATCAGGAAAATAGCAGCGGAACATCATATTCAAATCGTCTGCCGGCCTGAACTTGCCGATGCGCTGATCGAGATTGATATCGGGGATTTTATTCCGGAAGAATATTACAGGATTATTGCCGAAATACTGATATTCGTAAGGAATTTACAGGGGTATTGA
- a CDS encoding HD-GYP domain-containing protein produces the protein MRKIKTSDLKEGMKFDKPVYIDGNNLLVPPNIPIKQKDIERLIRWEILEVETEGEVIEEKKIDLNIPFEEFSESMTGRERDSFVIYLNFVERIEDIFDDIAKQDKGLRQAVHTKIDDLVKDILDEMNQQDHDLIQYILLGSKNEVKLSTSSLNCALLSGVIGQNCKLIHFRLLQLVTGAMLHDIGMVRVPDEIVNKKEKLVKDEYNTLRMHTIHSYKIILQELSYPEDVAAIALYHHEKWDGTGYPKQLKGDQIPLAARIVAVTDAYEAMVNERPYRSALIGYNAMKNMLSDNGTHFDPGILKVFLKCIGIYPIGSYVLLNDSHIGKVIEVNSMAPMRPKVQILYEKSGEKLLNKETIDLMDNGDLFIIRAIDPKEIGEDAEQA, from the coding sequence ATGAGAAAAATTAAAACAAGCGATCTGAAGGAAGGAATGAAATTCGATAAACCCGTTTATATCGACGGGAACAATCTACTTGTGCCGCCGAATATTCCGATCAAGCAAAAGGATATTGAACGGCTTATCAGGTGGGAGATACTTGAGGTCGAAACCGAAGGGGAGGTAATCGAGGAGAAGAAGATCGATCTGAATATTCCATTCGAAGAATTTTCGGAATCGATGACGGGCAGAGAACGCGACAGTTTCGTGATCTATCTCAATTTTGTCGAAAGGATTGAGGATATATTCGATGATATAGCGAAACAGGATAAGGGACTCAGACAGGCGGTTCACACAAAGATCGACGATCTCGTTAAGGATATTCTCGATGAAATGAATCAGCAGGACCATGATTTGATTCAGTATATCCTGCTCGGAAGCAAGAATGAAGTAAAATTATCGACAAGCTCCCTCAATTGCGCGCTGCTGTCCGGGGTTATCGGACAAAATTGCAAGCTTATCCACTTCAGACTATTGCAGCTTGTTACCGGCGCGATGCTTCATGACATCGGAATGGTGCGTGTTCCTGATGAAATTGTGAATAAAAAAGAGAAACTGGTAAAAGATGAATATAATACCTTGCGAATGCATACCATTCATTCGTATAAAATAATTTTACAGGAACTTTCGTATCCGGAAGATGTTGCGGCTATCGCCCTCTATCACCACGAAAAATGGGACGGTACTGGATACCCGAAACAGCTGAAGGGAGATCAAATCCCGTTGGCCGCAAGGATTGTCGCCGTAACCGACGCCTATGAAGCCATGGTAAACGAACGGCCGTATAGAAGCGCTCTCATCGGCTATAATGCCATGAAAAACATGTTGAGTGATAACGGAACTCATTTTGATCCTGGGATACTCAAGGTTTTTTTGAAATGCATCGGAATTTATCCGATCGGGAGTTATGTGTTATTGAACGATTCGCATATCGGGAAGGTGATTGAAGTCAACAGTATGGCCCCGATGCGTCCGAAAGTTCAGATTCTCTATGAAAAATCGGGCGAAAAACTCCTCAATAAGGAAACGATCGATTTGATGGATAATGGGGATCTATTTATCATCAGGGCGATCGATCCAAAGGAAATAGGTGAAGATGCGGAACAGGCGTAA
- a CDS encoding YraN family protein, whose translation MRNRRKLKGNLGEEKAARFLIAEQYKICEKNFRTQSGEIDIIAEKEDELVFIEVKTWDSLTEESLEQAINREKQQRMVRISKYYLVNHPQYNDYNIRFDIIFLTLKNEEIMHIKNAFSEG comes from the coding sequence ATGCGGAACAGGCGTAAATTAAAAGGCAATCTCGGAGAAGAAAAAGCGGCACGTTTCCTTATTGCAGAACAATATAAAATTTGCGAGAAGAATTTCAGAACGCAAAGCGGGGAGATTGACATTATCGCTGAAAAAGAGGATGAACTTGTATTTATCGAAGTAAAGACGTGGGACAGTCTGACGGAGGAATCGCTTGAACAGGCAATAAATCGCGAAAAACAGCAGAGAATGGTACGTATTTCTAAATATTATCTTGTGAATCATCCGCAATATAACGATTATAATATCAGGTTTGATATAATTTTTTTGACGTTGAAAAACGAAGAGATAATGCACATCAAAAACGCTTTTAGTGAGGGATGA
- a CDS encoding HEAT repeat domain-containing protein, which translates to MKYRSIIVIITALTLLGSVTGFSQDAGDNEKEIEDIYLENPEILVVERQVYSDDRQTQIEALAIIETFLNNQRSGKAGDNESPPPIPPDKIPAKIEELLIYLGAEGSITKKYSGNRLINNFPEVRRKACELLGWIRTERSKEALIKFLINDEEPMVKAEAAWALGEYAHSEGDNDGEISKSLAWVIERESKVNPDNNLAYAVVLSLQKISEKHKGRLTHPNGYTALIKIAQGNYIKTVRNKALEVIQDMKQK; encoded by the coding sequence ATGAAATACCGGTCTATTATCGTAATCATAACTGCGTTAACGCTTCTGGGTTCGGTAACGGGATTTTCACAGGATGCCGGTGATAATGAAAAGGAGATAGAAGATATTTATCTCGAAAATCCGGAAATCCTGGTCGTTGAGAGACAGGTGTATTCGGATGACAGACAGACACAAATCGAAGCACTTGCGATTATCGAGACGTTTCTCAATAACCAGCGATCCGGAAAAGCCGGCGACAATGAATCACCTCCACCGATTCCACCTGATAAAATACCGGCAAAAATCGAGGAACTCCTTATCTATCTGGGCGCTGAGGGAAGTATTACAAAAAAATATTCCGGAAACAGACTCATCAACAATTTTCCCGAAGTCCGCAGAAAGGCATGCGAATTACTTGGCTGGATTCGGACTGAACGGTCGAAAGAAGCGTTGATCAAGTTTCTCATCAATGACGAGGAGCCGATGGTAAAAGCGGAAGCCGCATGGGCGTTGGGTGAATATGCCCATTCTGAAGGAGATAACGACGGTGAAATAAGTAAATCCCTCGCCTGGGTTATCGAGAGAGAAAGCAAGGTCAATCCCGACAATAACCTGGCATATGCGGTAGTGCTTTCTTTACAGAAAATTTCCGAAAAACACAAAGGAAGGCTTACCCATCCGAACGGCTATACCGCCCTGATCAAAATCGCGCAGGGGAATTATATCAAAACGGTTCGCAACAAGGCACTCGAAGTCATTCAGGACATGAAACAAAAATAG